The Glycine soja cultivar W05 chromosome 6, ASM419377v2, whole genome shotgun sequence genome has a window encoding:
- the LOC114415317 gene encoding 5'-adenylylsulfate reductase-like 4, with the protein MRMRIWVLEIVFAIFLCGTLSCTAQPHHNRVSLSTTTSICHAGSLLDFVLGFPDSTCPLLNSLGSIAVIEGDEVSLQKALNMVHKNNHEYVAVLFYASWCPFSRVFKPIFSVLSSLHPSIPHFAIEESSVRPSILSKYGVHGFPTLFILNSTMRVRYHGSRTLGSLIGFYNDVTGIMIDSLDQLSLEKISRSSADESHGSTEPESCPFSWARSPENLLRQETYLALATTFVVFRLLYLFFPTLLICIRYALRRVIQSIRIWCLLEHPLIYLKRLTQSFNCLKVPCKRRNLQEGAMNARAWASKSLATVSIGEESSSRGMHQ; encoded by the exons ATGAGGATGAGGATTTGGGTATTGGAGATCGTGTTCGCCATATTTCTCTGTGGGACCCTCTCATGCACCGCCCAACCTCATCATAATAGGGTTTCTCTCTCAACCACCACAAGTATCTGTCACGCCGGCTCCCTTCTCGATTTCGTCTTAGGGTTTCCAGATTCCACTTGTCCCCTTCTCAATTCTCTTGGATCCATTGCCGTCATCGAG GGAGATGAAGTTTCTTTGCAGAAGGCTCTGAATATGGTTCACAAGAATAATCATGAGTATGTGGCTGTGCTCTTCTATGCATCCTGGTGTCCTTTCTCGCGGGTGTTTAAACCGATTTTCTCTGTTCTCTCTTCGCTGCATCCTTCCATTCCTCATTTTGCCATTGAGGAGTCATCCGTTAGGCCCAG CATATTATCCAAATATGGTGTCCATGGTTTCCCTACGCTGTTCATTTTGAATTCTACCATGCGGGTTCGGTATCATGGGTCCCGGACGCTTGGCTCACTCATTGGTTTCTACAATGATGTTACTG GGATTATGATTGATTCACTTGATCAACTATCACTTGAGAAAATTAGTCGTTCATCGGCTGATGAGAGTCATGGTAGCACCGAGCCAGAAAGTTGTCCATTTTCATGGGCTAGATCTCCAGAAAATTTACTACGACAGGAAACTTATTTGGCTCTGGCCACTACATTTGTGGTTTTCAGATTACTATACTTGTTTTTCCCTACACTGCTTATATGTATTCGATATGCTTTGAGAAGGGTCATCCAAAGTATTAGAATATGGTGCTTGCTTGAACATCCTTTGATTTATTTGAAGCGCCTAACACAGTCATTTAACTGTTTGAAAGTGCCGTGCAAGAGACGTAATCTGCAGGAAGGAGCAATGAATGCTAGAGCATGGGCTTCCAAGTCCCTTGCCACCGTTTCAATTGGAGAGGAAAGCAGCAGCCGTGGGATGCATCAGTGA
- the LOC114415319 gene encoding probable protein phosphatase 2C 10 isoform X1: MDKLCCFKASYSQDYSISVLVALQLVAARSSSSTGKGKNHEGSIKYGFSLVKGKANHPMEDYHVAKFAQIKDNELGLFAIYDGHLGDRVPAYLQKHLFTNILREEEFWEDPTLSISKAYESTDQEILSHSSDLGRGGSTAVTAILINGRRLWIANVGDSRAVLSRKGQAVQMTTDHEPNKERGSIETRGGFVSNLPGDVPRVNGQLAVSRAFGDRSLKSHLRSDPDVQYTDIDVDTEILILASDGLWKVMTNQEAVDIARRTRDPQKAAKQLTAEALKRDSKDDISCVVVKFR, from the exons atgGACAAGTTGTGCTGTTTTAAGGCTTCATACTCTCAG GACTATTCAATTTCTGTGTTGGTTGCTTTACAGCTTGTAGCAGCACGTTCTTCCTCCAGCACTGGTAAGGGGAAAAATCATGAAGGCTCAATAAAGTATGGTTTCAGCCTTGTAAAAGGGAAAGCTAATCACCCAATGGAGGATTATCATGTTGCTAAGTTTGCACAGATAAAGGATAATGAATTGGGTTTATTTGCTATTTATGATGGTCACTTGGGTGACCGTGTGCCTGCCTACTTACAGAAACATTTGTTTACCAACATTTTGAGGGAG GAGGAATTTTGGGAGGACCCCACTCTTTCTATCTCAAAAGCATATGAGAGTACAGATCAGGAAATTCTATCACACAGTTCTGATCTTGGGCGTGGTGGATCAACGGCTGTAACTGCTATATTGATTAACGGACGAAGGTTATGGATAGCTAATGTTGGAGACTCAAGAGCTGTTCTATCAAGAAAAGGTCaagctgtacaaatgacaacaGACCATGAGCCTAACAAGGAACGAGGTAGCATTGAGACCAGAGGTGGTTTTGTCTCTAACTTGCCAG GTGATGTGCCTAGAGTAAATGGACAACTTGCTGTTTCTCGTGCATTTGGAGACAGGAGTCTCAAGTCACATTTGCGATCAGACCCTGATGTACAGTATACTGACATAGATGTTGATACTGAGATTCTAATCCTTGCAAGTGATGGACTTTGGAAG GTAATGACTAATCAAGAGGCAGTGGATATTGCTAGAAGAACGAGAGACCCTCAGAAAGCAGCTAAGCAACTAACAGCTGAAGCATTAAAAAGAGATAGTAAAGATGATATATCTTGTGTTGTGGTTAAATTCAGATGA
- the LOC114415319 gene encoding probable protein phosphatase 2C 10 isoform X2: MDKLCCFKASYSQLVAARSSSSTGKGKNHEGSIKYGFSLVKGKANHPMEDYHVAKFAQIKDNELGLFAIYDGHLGDRVPAYLQKHLFTNILREEEFWEDPTLSISKAYESTDQEILSHSSDLGRGGSTAVTAILINGRRLWIANVGDSRAVLSRKGQAVQMTTDHEPNKERGSIETRGGFVSNLPGDVPRVNGQLAVSRAFGDRSLKSHLRSDPDVQYTDIDVDTEILILASDGLWKVMTNQEAVDIARRTRDPQKAAKQLTAEALKRDSKDDISCVVVKFR; the protein is encoded by the exons atgGACAAGTTGTGCTGTTTTAAGGCTTCATACTCTCAG CTTGTAGCAGCACGTTCTTCCTCCAGCACTGGTAAGGGGAAAAATCATGAAGGCTCAATAAAGTATGGTTTCAGCCTTGTAAAAGGGAAAGCTAATCACCCAATGGAGGATTATCATGTTGCTAAGTTTGCACAGATAAAGGATAATGAATTGGGTTTATTTGCTATTTATGATGGTCACTTGGGTGACCGTGTGCCTGCCTACTTACAGAAACATTTGTTTACCAACATTTTGAGGGAG GAGGAATTTTGGGAGGACCCCACTCTTTCTATCTCAAAAGCATATGAGAGTACAGATCAGGAAATTCTATCACACAGTTCTGATCTTGGGCGTGGTGGATCAACGGCTGTAACTGCTATATTGATTAACGGACGAAGGTTATGGATAGCTAATGTTGGAGACTCAAGAGCTGTTCTATCAAGAAAAGGTCaagctgtacaaatgacaacaGACCATGAGCCTAACAAGGAACGAGGTAGCATTGAGACCAGAGGTGGTTTTGTCTCTAACTTGCCAG GTGATGTGCCTAGAGTAAATGGACAACTTGCTGTTTCTCGTGCATTTGGAGACAGGAGTCTCAAGTCACATTTGCGATCAGACCCTGATGTACAGTATACTGACATAGATGTTGATACTGAGATTCTAATCCTTGCAAGTGATGGACTTTGGAAG GTAATGACTAATCAAGAGGCAGTGGATATTGCTAGAAGAACGAGAGACCCTCAGAAAGCAGCTAAGCAACTAACAGCTGAAGCATTAAAAAGAGATAGTAAAGATGATATATCTTGTGTTGTGGTTAAATTCAGATGA